CAAGTGCAAGCTGCGCATCCGGAAGAACGGCAACCACGTGAAGCTCGGCAGCGTCTGGATGCACAAGATCTGTCCCGCCAGGTCCGCCGCCGGCTCGAAGCGCCCGTAGCCCCCTCGACGCGCGTCGAGCGCCGCGGTTTCCCGCGGCGCTCGCACGTTAGCACAGCCCCCGGGCGTCCGGAAGGCTCAGCCGCCCCGGGGGCCCTCCTCCATGGCGGCTTCGTCGGCTGCCACGGGACAGCTGAAGTTCTCCTCCTGCAGCGGGTCGTGCCCGCGGCGCGTCTCGACCCGCAGCGGAGAGGCTCCCACCCGTGACACCTCCGCCCCCACCCACGCGGCGAGTAGGTCGCCAGCCGCCGCGTAGTACGGCAGGGCCGTCGCTTCCCTGAGGGCATCGGCCAGGGCCTGCGCCCAGCGGCCGAGGTGATCGGAGAGGAACCTCGCCTGGCCCTGCCGCGTCACCTCGACCCCCTCCCCGTCCCCCTCGGCCAGCAGGTAGGCCTCCTTGAGCGCCAGCACGCTCATGAACTCCAGCTCCGCTGCGATGTGGTCCTCGCAGTCGGGTCGGCCTCTGGCCTGCTCCAGCCCGAACGCGGCGTAGAACCCGGCCACGTCCGCGAGCTGGGCGGCCTTGCCGGCCAGCTGGGGCACGTCACCGTAGGCCCCCTCGTAGGGCGGACAGCGGACCTGGCGATCGAAGAGGAGAACGTGCTCCAGGGCGAGCTCGGCCGCATCGGACTCCCGCAAGGCCTTCGCCAGCGCCAAGAGCGCCCCGCCGAGCGGCGGGACGCCCAGCGGCCCCGCGGCCGCCGCCACGGCCAGGCGGCTGAGCTCTTCGAGTGACGCCGCAGCCGGATATGCGAAGGCGCCGCCCAGGAGGCGGTACACCCCGGCGCGCGCCAGCGCCAGGCCGACTTCTTCGGGGGTCATCGCGGCGCCTCCGCACCCGTCTGGCCCGTCAGTGCCTGGCCGGCTCATCGGGCGATGACCAGGGGGACCCAGGGCGCCCACGCCTTGCGGGAACCCACCTCGCGGTTGCCTCCCTCCCAGACCGCAAAGCCGGCCACCGTGCGGTCGCCGGGCACGAGCCGCGGCGCGTTCACGTCGTCCGAGCCCATCGGGCGCGTGATCACGACACGCCACACGCCCTCTCTCCACACTCCTCGGCCGAGGGCGTGCTGGTCGGGCTTCACCGTCATGGACCCCCACCCCCCGGCCATCTGATCCAGGACCGGCGTGGCCACGCCGCGCGAGATCGGGTTCTCGAGCCCGAGCGCGCCCGTGTACGGTCGCGCGTCGGCGGCGCCCAGGACCTCGTCCGGGTAGAAGTCGGCCCACGCATTGGGATAGAGGTCCTGCACCGTGGGCGGCCCCACGTCGAGGTCGCGCTGGAAGGCCGCCCGCCACTGCATGATGTTCACCCGGCCCCCGGCATTGCCCATCATGGGCGAGGGCACGGCGCCCCTGGGGTCCAGCGGCAGCTGCACCGCCACCTGATCGCCGAAGTTGTCGAGCACGATCCTGTTCGACAGCGTCGGGTCCCTCCACTCGAGGAGGAACGCGATCCAGCCACCGTTGTGCGCGGCGCGGACGCTGAGCTCCTTGATGGCGGCATCCGGCTTCTGCGGTGCCGTGGCGGTCTGCGGCAGCATCGCGACCTTCACGGGGCGCGCCTGCCTCCACCCCGGAGCGGCCAGGTCCGCGATGGGGCCGGCGCCAGGCACCCGTACCGCGGTCAGCGGGGCCTGGGCCTCGGCGCTCCCGCCCCAGAGCACGAGCGCGGAGAGGACGGCAGCGGACAAGCGAGCGGCCATGGGGCTGTCTCC
Above is a window of Candidatus Rokuibacteriota bacterium DNA encoding:
- a CDS encoding molecular chaperone TorD family protein, with product MTPEEVGLALARAGVYRLLGGAFAYPAAASLEELSRLAVAAAAGPLGVPPLGGALLALAKALRESDAAELALEHVLLFDRQVRCPPYEGAYGDVPQLAGKAAQLADVAGFYAAFGLEQARGRPDCEDHIAAELEFMSVLALKEAYLLAEGDGEGVEVTRQGQARFLSDHLGRWAQALADALREATALPYYAAAGDLLAAWVGAEVSRVGASPLRVETRRGHDPLQEENFSCPVAADEAAMEEGPRGG